The Primulina tabacum isolate GXHZ01 chromosome 10, ASM2559414v2, whole genome shotgun sequence region CCCGGATTATCTTGTATTCTGATTCCCAATTAATTACCCAGCAGATCAAGGGTGTGTATGAAGCTAAGGATGACAGGATGCTCAAATATCTACAGCTCATCAAAACCCAATTAGAAGTCTTTATGGATTGGGGTATTGAACAAATACCCCAGGAGGAGAATAATGAAGCAGATGCTTGGGCCAAAATGGCTGCTTCTATATCAGAGGCCAGTACCCGAGAAGTACTGCATGTTTCTCGGTTAATTCTCTCCACAGATGAAGAGACAATACCAGAACCTGAAGACTCCTGGATGACATCCTTAATCAAATTCATTACAACAAATGAATTACCTGAAGACAAATCCCGAGCTCAAAAAATCAAGAGACAAGTtcccaggtttgttctcttaaacAATGTTTTGTACAGGAGATCATTTCAAGGGCCTTTATTGAAATGTTTGTCTAAGGAAAAAGTGGATTATGTCCTCCGGGAAGTTCACGAAGGATGTTGTGCTGAGCATCTCGGAGGAGTATCTTTGGCCCGGAAGACGTTGGCTGGATTCTGGTGGCCAACTCTGGACTCTACCCGAATAGTCCGGGCTTGTGAGGATTGTCAATATCACTCAAACTTTCAACACAGCCCGGCCACTCCTATGAGGCCAATCTGGGCATCTTGCCCCTTTGATCAGTGGGGTATGGACATTGTAGGTCCCTTCCCGATTGCCCGGGCTCAGAAGAAATTCTTACTGGTGGCTATTGATTATTTTTCCAAGTAGGTGGAAGCCGAGCCCTTGGCCAAAATTACTGAGCAGAAAGTATTGAAATTTTTGTGGAAGAACATAGTATGCCGGTTTGGGGTACCTAGAAGACTGATCTCAGATAATGGAAGACAGTTTCAGGGCAAAGGGATTACATCTTGGTGTCGGGAAATGAAGATTACTCAGTATTTCACTTCTGTTGCTTACCCACAAGCTAATGGCCAGAAAGAAGTGGTAAATAGAATCATTGTACAAGCATTAAAAACCAGGCTACAAGGCAAAGAAAATGATTGAGTGGAAGAATTACCCAGTGCTCTCTGGGCGTACAGAACTACtccccgggcacctactcaagaaactccCTTCAACTTGGTATACGGATCCGAAGCAGTCTTACCAGTTGAGATTGGACAAATTTCttcccgggtagaatcttacccggatAACAATGATCAAAGCCGGGCCATGGAGTTGGATTTGGTAGAAGAGAAGAGAGATTAAGTAATGATTTGGATGGAAGAATACCGGGGCCGGGTCATGAAATCATACAACAAGAAAGTCCGAATCCGAAACTTCCAAGTGGGGGATCTAGTCATGAAGAAAGTCAATCCAGCTGGGATGTCGGGAAGTTGGAAACTCGGTGGGAAGGACCTTACAGAATAACCCGGAGGGTCAGCTCAGGATCTTTTTATCTAGAAGATGCTCAAGGACATTCTCTCAAAAGACCTTggaatgtttttcatttaaAGAAGTACTATGCTTGACAGATGTAATTATGTATTGGAATATTTAATGAAAGATCTATTCTCTCAGAGAAGTACTGAGTCTTTATTTATTATGTCTTCACCCGGGAGGCACAAAGCCCCGGACAAATCAAAAGCCCAGGACACaaacaccctggctcggggaaccacacctcgatcaacaaaaagcccagggcacaaacaccctggctcggggaaccacacctcgatcAGCAAAAAGCCAAGGGCATAAACATCCAggctcggggaaccacacctcgatcagtaaaaagcccagggcacaaACACCTTGGCTCGAGGTACCATATCTCGATCATTCctaagtcccgggacatgctacTCGGCCCAGAGGTTTCCACACTAGTTTTTTATACAAAGAAAATCcttatgttttgatttaaaaaggCTTATACCTCGGGCATTTATCAGGTTTATTATTGTTATGTGGATTCAAGAGCTCATTAGCCCGATTACTCACTAAGGTTCCCGGTTCGTTCCCAAcacttagaaattttttttgatttttCACAAATGATCGTATTAGCCGGGTTTTGGAAGATTTATCAATTATTATCAGTAGCACAAAGGATGGAAGGAATaaagttttattaaaaaacCCGAAGGCAGGAATTACAAGGAAAGTAAAGAAAGAAACAAAAGGAAGTACAATcctaatctatatctatatgcTCAGACTCTGGCTGCTCTTCAGCAGGGGAGTCTGCCTTCTCCTCCTCTCCATCTTTTGGGAGCGATTCGATAGATCGCTTGAAATCAGGAAAATTCCCCTTATCAGAAGGCAAGAGCCCGACCTCTTCAAACTGTTCCCGACATTTATCAAAGCCGGTCTTGAATAAAGGGTAGGCCTTATCTGCCACAGCCGCCTTAAACTCCGGAGAAATAAGGAGGGAGGTTTGCAGTTGCTCCCTCTGGTGTTCAGCCTCGGCCAGGGCCCTCTCAGCTCTTTCAGCCCGGGACATTTGTTGCTCCATACCATCCATCGGGGACCGGGTTTTTCCTTCAATAACAGTCTTGTGTCTCCGAAGGTTTTCCTCCCTGATGAGGCCATCGTTGATTTCATCCCGGGCTTTGGCTAGGTCCGCCTGGGATGACTCCAAGGAAGCCCGAAGCTTGGCCATTTACTCTTCATGAAGCCTTGACAGCCGGACAATCTCTCCTTGGAGTCTATCATGAGTCTCCCGGGCGGCCTTTACTTGGGGAGCTTGCCGGGTAGCTATGGTAGCTACCTCCTCGAAGGCTGACACCAGCATGAGAGCACCCTATTTCAAGAAAAAGTTAGTAAAAAAAAGGAAGAAAGGAGAACTCACCGATAAAAGCCTGTTCGAGCCCTCGAAGAACCGAGGAACTGGCgaagaatttttcagaaaagCCTCCTCAGCAGAGGTTAACAGCTGCCTAAGGAGGTTTGCCCCGAGTGGGGTAGCTCCTTCTTCAAAAACTTTAGCCCGAGCGGGCTGTTCAGAATTAAGAGGCCTTTGGAAGAGCTCTTGAGTATGAAGTTGGCGGGGAGGGATGGAAGACTGGTTGGCTTGGGAGGACCCTTGGTCTCCCTCCCGGTTACCCTCAGCAAGAATCACCTCTGGGCTTGTGACAGCCTTACGCTTCCTCTGGCAAAGAGGGATGAGGTCTTCAGCGTCTTCTTGGGAGCCAGGCACCTCCCGCTCTTTGTCAGTATTGACCCGGGCTGTTTCCTTTGCCCAAGCCGCTGCCTCCTCGGTCgcttttttcttcttttcaGAGGCAGTCTTCCGGGCTGCCAATTTTTTCTCCTTGGCAATCCTTTCCTCTTCCCATTTCTTGAGGAATGCTTCCTGCATTTTGTCTGCATAAGGGGAAAGAGAAGGTTAGTACAAATTacaaataaaagataaaatgttGAGGACAGGGAAAAAAATTACCAGATTGAGAGCCCGAGCCAGCCACTTCATTGATTACTCGGTCTATGGGATCTTCAGCCCGGGCGCTCAACCGATAGGTAACTAAATTCTCTTGGGCAATGAGGGTGGAGGAGGAGAACTTTTGACCCTCCACCAAGGCTTGGCTTCGGGTATAAAACTCCTCAAGTTTATAGGTCTGGGGAAGGGCAGGTTGAGGGGGGAGTGAAGGGAGGAAGCCAGTCTGACATGAGAGAGGGGCTGGGAGTCAAATGAAGAAATATCTGCCTTTTCATCCCTTCTGAGAAGAAGGGATATCATCAAGGAACCGGGCATTAAGCCGGGCAGAAAGAGAAAAGGCATTATCACCTAATCTACAAACGAAAAAATAATGAAGGACTAAGGGGTTGATGACAAGGTCGTGCATCCGAAAGAGTACAAAGACCGAAGCCATAATCCGGAAAGAATTAGGGTGGAATTGGTTGATAGGTACACCAAAGAACTTGGCGACCTCAAATATAAAAGAAGGGATGGGAAACCGGAGACCATTTTTAACTTGGTCCCGGAAGAAGGTTGTATAGCCTAAAGGAGGGTTATTTGCCCGATCAGAGGGACCGGGTATGAGAATGGAGTAGGTGGAAGGAATGGACCCCAGAGTTCGGAGCTCCTCGTCTGCCGCCGAGCGCAAGGTGCTGCTCATTGAGGAGAACCAAGGAACCCCTGGGGCCTCGGTAGAAGGAGGGTTAGAAGCCTGGGCTTTGCCTTTACCCTTGTCCTTTTTCAGAACTCGGGAGGTACCCGAGGAAGAAGGTTTGAGAGAGGAGGGTTTAGTTTTTTGGGCTTGGGGTTTGTTTGGAAAATGGAATAAGGCGACGGCGGGAGGAGAAGGAGATGAATCAGAGCACATCGCGGTGGGCTCATACCCagatgagcctcgcgcattggTTCTAGAGGTTGAAGAAGTGGAGTTAAACATGATTCAAGAAAGAAGACTTACGAGTTTTTCGCAATAAGAGAGGTTGATTAAGCGTTGTTGGTAGAGGATTGTCGGAGATGGGGGAATTTGTGCAGAGGAGCTTCGGGAGGAAATTTTGCAAGGGCTTCGCCGAGGGTTTGAAATTGCAagtgatttttcgaaaataggtAAGCTAATATATATAAAGGGAGGGAATCAATCTCCACCGTATATCTTGATCAAATCAGACGATCAGGATAAGTCTAGGAAATTGTGCAGGCAGACGAAAGGACGCATGCGGTTATCGAGGCGTCAGGCTTATCCATTTCTCGGAATACAGAGCGATTTTCGGCGGGATTTAATGCTAGGGCATACGTCATAATTACATGACATTAACTACCCGAGAATATTAAACGACAAAATACCTTAAGCCCGAGAGATGTGAGGCCTCAGCATCTTATTTAAGCCCGGGAGAtgtgaggccccggcatcttatttaAGCCCGGGAGAtgtgaggccccggcatcttatcttaagcccgggagacaTGAAGCCCCTGCTAAAGTTTTTAAATATCAGGATATATCAATCACGGCATATTATCTTAAACCCGGGTGGTATCAGACCCCGGTATCTCGTCCCATCTATGGGATATTTGAAGCCTCCGATGCTCTTACACATTCTGAATTATTTTTGACTAATCGGGATAGCGAGTcagactctagcccgactattttagggatgggtggtgatacccccataaggagCCGGGTCATCAATGACTCGGGATATTAATTGGACCGCCCGAATCGGAGCTAATACACCGGGTATTTGCCTAATTACCCAGGCACCTCTTCTCTTCCCGGGCATTGAAGAGCCCGGACTGTCTTATGAGTTCCCGGGTACCTTACCACTTGGGCCACCTCAAAAATTGCACCACACTCAAGTGTGATTGATACAGACCGCctaatctgtcagaaccacttgggtttggagtgttcgggaagtcatcagaagctataagtatgggcagccgacttgaCATATTTAGTAGGTGACACTAGAAATGAGGTACATACCCCATTTTCTAACAGGTACCAAATTCATTTATAAATTCTGAAATCCTTAAACTCTCAAGAATTttacatattttctctcaaatatttgcttgtgttcatctgaaaacctgctgactttagcatcggagtggctatgCCGGACACTCATCccgcgcccattcacgagtttctTTTCTTGTTTTCAGGTGTCATcgcagccattatcttcactcaaattcccaaacactataaattattgattcgATCCGGTGGAGCATCCGACCCTGTTCATCCATTTCACCTGGATCGcatcatatatatttttgagtATATTTCGGAAATATCATCTAATAAGTTTTACTTGAGAGATGTTAGCAAGTAAATGACCGAAAATTCAAAATGGGGAACTTGATATACTTGTACACAATTAATAGGTATGTTGCATATTGGTGCAGCAGAGGAATTCTGACCGCCGATAATATCTTTGTTAGGAAGGATAAATCGTGTAAATTGGCGCGGTTCGGATAGACATCGATCGGATATTCGAGAACCCAAATTGcttatctttttttaaaaaaaaaattatagatttGGTCTTGAATGACACAGAAAGATTGTATGTCTATTTTTTGTCGTGACATTGCAAGCTCATTAAACATATATGAcaaatatttgcattgatttcgATGAGATTCTT contains the following coding sequences:
- the LOC142504983 gene encoding uncharacterized protein LOC142504983; the protein is MALRIDSQVTNNEAEYEAVLAGIRAAREVGASRIILYSDSQLITQQIKGVYEAKDDRMLKYLQLIKTQLEVFMDWGIEQIPQEENNEADAWAKMAASISEASTREVLHVSRLILSTDEETIPEPEDSWMTSLIKFITTNELPEDKSRAQKIKRQVPRFVLLNNVLYRRSFQGPLLKCLSKEKVDYVLREVHEGCCAEHLGGVSLARKTLAGFWWPTLDSTRIVRACEDCQYHSNFQHSPATPMRPIWASCPFDQWGMDIVEAEPLAKITEQKVLKFLWKNIVCRFGVPRRLISDNGRQFQGKGITSWCREMKITQYFTSVAYPQANGQKEVPGHGVGFGRREERLSNDLDGRIPGPGHEIIQQESPNPKLPSGGSSHEESQSSWDVGKLETRWEGPYRITRRVSSGSFYLEDAQGHSLKRPWNVFHLKKYYA